A single window of Candidatus Hydrogenedentota bacterium DNA harbors:
- a CDS encoding YaiI/YqxD family protein — protein MPLVYIDADACPVKGETCRVAARHGVGVRVVANTFMAVPAGAELVRVGDGFDEADDWIAAHAGPGDVVVTDDIPLAGRCLAAGARVVGSRGREFTEASIGDALATREVLSQLREHGLVSGGPAPFGPKDRSRFLDRLDTMLRAALRGG, from the coding sequence ATGCCTTTGGTGTACATAGACGCCGACGCCTGCCCCGTGAAGGGCGAGACCTGCCGCGTGGCCGCGCGCCACGGGGTGGGGGTGCGCGTGGTGGCGAACACCTTCATGGCGGTGCCCGCGGGCGCGGAGCTGGTCCGCGTGGGCGACGGCTTTGACGAGGCGGACGACTGGATCGCGGCGCACGCGGGCCCCGGCGACGTGGTGGTGACGGACGACATCCCCCTGGCGGGGCGGTGCCTGGCCGCCGGGGCGCGCGTGGTGGGGTCGCGGGGCCGCGAGTTCACGGAGGCCTCCATCGGCGACGCCCTGGCCACCCGCGAGGTGCTTTCCCAGCTCCGGGAGCACGGACTGGTCAGCGGCGGCCCCGCCCCCTTTGGGCCGAAAGACCGGTCGCGGTTCCTCGACCGTCTCGACACGATGCTCCGGGCGGCCCTCCGGGGCGGCTGA